In Streptococcus respiraculi, one DNA window encodes the following:
- the hslO gene encoding Hsp33 family molecular chaperone HslO produces MDKMIKTISENGHFRAFVLDSTETVRVAQEKHDTMASSTVALGRTLIANQMLAANEKGDTTITLKILGNSSLGAIISVADTKGQVKGYIQNPDIDLKKTATGEVIVGPLVGQGQFLVITDYGMGHPYHSMTPLISGEIGEDFAYFLTESQQTPSAVGLNVLLDEEDKVKVAGGFLVQALPGATEAEIAQFEERIQQMPPISQLLASNNHIEALLEAIYGDQAFKRLSEENLSFACDCSKDRFLNALASLPKTDLQEMKEEDKGADITCQFCQTHYHFDENDLEELING; encoded by the coding sequence ATGGACAAAATGATTAAAACAATTTCAGAAAATGGGCACTTCCGTGCCTTTGTGTTAGATAGTACCGAAACGGTTCGAGTGGCTCAAGAAAAGCATGATACTATGGCTTCGTCAACCGTTGCCTTGGGCCGTACCTTGATTGCCAACCAGATGCTTGCTGCAAACGAAAAGGGCGATACTACCATCACTCTTAAAATCCTCGGCAACAGCTCACTTGGTGCCATTATCAGCGTGGCAGATACCAAGGGGCAGGTCAAGGGCTACATTCAAAACCCAGACATCGACTTGAAAAAGACAGCAACTGGTGAGGTCATCGTAGGCCCTCTTGTCGGTCAAGGTCAATTTTTGGTGATTACAGACTACGGTATGGGACACCCCTACCATTCCATGACACCTTTGATTTCAGGAGAAATCGGAGAAGACTTTGCCTACTTCTTGACAGAAAGCCAGCAAACTCCGTCAGCAGTTGGACTCAATGTCTTGCTTGATGAAGAAGACAAGGTCAAGGTGGCAGGAGGCTTCCTTGTACAAGCCTTACCTGGAGCGACTGAGGCTGAAATCGCACAATTTGAAGAGCGGATTCAACAAATGCCTCCTATCTCACAATTGCTTGCTTCAAACAACCATATCGAAGCACTTTTAGAAGCCATCTATGGTGATCAAGCTTTCAAACGCTTGTCCGAAGAGAACCTTAGTTTTGCTTGTGATTGCTCAAAAGACCGCTTCTTAAATGCTCTTGCTAGCTTGCCAAAAACAGATTTACAAGAAATGAAAGAAGAAGATAAGGGTGCAGACATTACCTGCCAATTTTGTCAAACCCATTATCACTTTGACGAAAACGACTTGGAGGAACTCATCAATGGCTAA
- a CDS encoding 1-phosphofructokinase family hexose kinase — protein sequence MVLIVTLNPSVDLLYFEKNFSLAAHNRFQHSTIMAAGKGINCSRALSYLGIQATSLALVGGKTGVFFKELLKTETFHPVFLSIDDETRHSITIMHNDGVHTEIVEAGPKVSSPELRLEIFDTILKLAKKEKPHVISLNGSVHSDDPYFYNDLIALLRRNLPSETKIFADFSKESLHLIVNDSFYKPDFIKPNIDEFSELIGQSLSDKQQVLNYLKATPIPVPYTLVSCGEQGAIAQFNGKLYDVTAPSIELVNPTGSGDSTVAGAIYAFEHGMSDEMVIRYAIASGTANAMEQGVGVAKNEVVSLLLDQVIIKPIS from the coding sequence ATGGTACTAATTGTTACATTAAATCCATCTGTTGATCTACTTTATTTTGAAAAAAACTTTTCTCTTGCTGCTCATAATCGTTTTCAACATTCGACCATCATGGCAGCAGGTAAAGGTATTAACTGTTCACGCGCCCTCTCTTATCTAGGCATTCAAGCTACCTCCCTAGCACTGGTCGGTGGTAAGACCGGGGTCTTCTTTAAAGAATTACTCAAGACAGAAACCTTTCATCCCGTCTTCTTATCAATCGATGATGAAACGCGACATTCCATTACTATCATGCACAATGACGGTGTCCATACGGAAATTGTAGAAGCAGGACCAAAAGTGTCAAGCCCTGAACTCCGACTTGAAATATTCGATACCATTTTGAAACTTGCAAAAAAAGAGAAACCACATGTGATTTCTCTCAACGGCTCTGTTCATTCAGATGACCCCTATTTTTACAATGATTTGATTGCCCTTTTGAGAAGAAATCTCCCATCCGAGACCAAAATTTTTGCAGATTTCTCTAAAGAATCTCTCCACCTTATCGTAAATGATTCTTTCTACAAACCTGATTTTATCAAGCCAAACATTGATGAATTTTCAGAACTGATCGGACAAAGCTTAAGCGATAAGCAGCAAGTTCTTAACTACTTAAAAGCTACCCCTATCCCCGTTCCATACACCTTGGTTTCGTGTGGAGAGCAAGGGGCCATTGCGCAGTTCAATGGAAAACTATACGACGTGACAGCCCCTAGCATCGAACTCGTTAATCCAACTGGATCGGGCGATTCAACTGTGGCAGGAGCTATCTACGCATTTGAACATGGAATGAGCGATGAAATGGTGATTCGCTACGCTATCGCCAGTGGAACAGCAAATGCGATGGAGCAAGGCGTGGGCGTTGCTAAAAACGAGGTTGTCTCATTGCTTCTTGATCAAGTCATCATTAAACCAATTTCATAA
- a CDS encoding DeoR/GlpR family DNA-binding transcription regulator, which translates to MKANRQKEILALADKFEIISYTALAQSLGVSVMTIRRDINELVKEQKIIKEHGGVRKAIRIKPTYEKMTLFTTEKEYIADLATNMIRPKSVLYLGAGTTVLALAKHLRNDHKHIITNSLITFNWLIENHFENVLLTGGEFYAKTGEFHGQHAERLITDFSIDYAFLATNGITDENMTTFSPSAGRLQSVVLNQSKESYLLADHSKFGNSDSYIFGKLSSLTAILTDKDIPDEIKDYYGVYTEIIN; encoded by the coding sequence ATGAAAGCCAATCGGCAGAAGGAAATCCTCGCATTAGCAGATAAATTTGAGATTATTTCCTATACAGCACTCGCTCAATCATTGGGGGTTTCCGTCATGACCATTCGTCGTGATATCAATGAGCTCGTAAAAGAACAAAAGATTATCAAAGAACATGGTGGCGTCCGAAAAGCCATTCGCATCAAACCAACTTATGAAAAAATGACACTCTTTACAACAGAAAAAGAGTACATCGCCGACCTTGCTACAAATATGATACGCCCCAAAAGCGTTCTCTATTTAGGAGCTGGAACAACCGTTCTCGCTCTGGCAAAACACCTCCGTAATGATCATAAACATATTATCACCAATAGCTTGATCACCTTTAACTGGTTGATTGAAAATCATTTTGAAAACGTACTCCTAACAGGTGGAGAGTTTTATGCCAAAACAGGTGAGTTTCATGGGCAACACGCTGAGCGCTTAATCACTGATTTCTCAATCGACTATGCTTTCCTTGCAACGAATGGAATCACCGATGAAAACATGACGACCTTCTCTCCCTCGGCAGGACGCTTACAGTCTGTCGTTCTCAATCAATCCAAGGAAAGCTATCTATTAGCGGATCATTCCAAATTTGGTAATAGCGATTCGTATATCTTTGGAAAATTAAGTAGTTTAACTGCTATTTTGACCGATAAAGATATTCCCGATGAGATCAAAGACTACTACGGAGTATATACTGAAATTATTAACTAG
- a CDS encoding PTS sugar transporter subunit IIA gives MYKDMLQADLVKLDCNVSTHVDLFQVIGKELREKGYVTDQYVEALLERERQFPTGLKTKFVNIAIPHTDPQVIKKPFIFIVKNHQPLDMLQMGDNSEMTCHYFMFLGIKDPTGQVGLLAKLMEIFSQEAFVKEFVQTENDLDMYQLVNHYL, from the coding sequence ATGTATAAAGATATGTTGCAAGCTGATTTGGTAAAGTTGGATTGTAATGTTTCTACCCACGTTGATTTGTTCCAAGTAATCGGAAAGGAGCTCAGAGAAAAAGGATATGTGACAGATCAATATGTGGAGGCCTTGTTGGAGAGAGAACGACAATTTCCGACAGGTCTAAAGACAAAATTTGTAAATATTGCAATTCCTCATACCGATCCACAGGTAATTAAAAAACCGTTTATTTTTATTGTGAAGAATCATCAACCGCTCGATATGCTCCAAATGGGGGATAACTCAGAAATGACATGTCACTATTTCATGTTTTTGGGAATCAAAGATCCGACGGGGCAAGTTGGCCTACTTGCAAAGCTGATGGAAATTTTTTCGCAGGAAGCATTTGTAAAGGAATTTGTTCAAACGGAAAACGATTTGGACATGTATCAATTGGTAAATCATTATTTATAA
- the dusB gene encoding tRNA dihydrouridine synthase DusB, whose protein sequence is MANLNTPFMIGKVEIPNRTVLAPMAGVTNSAFRTIAKEMGAGLVVMEMISEKGLLYNNEKTLHMLHIEENEAPMSIQLFGGDADGLSRAAEFIQKNTKANIVDINMGCPVNKVIKNEAGAKWLKDPDKIYHIIKQVSSVLNIPLTVKMRTGWADPGLAVENALAAESAGVAALAMHGRTREQMYTGTVDLDTLSKVAKALTKIPFIANGDIRTVQDARQRIEEVGADAVMVGRTAMGNPYIFEQINHYLETGEILPDLSFDDKLNIAFEHLTRLVNLKGESIAVREFRGLAPHYLRGTAGAAKIRGAVARAESIEEVEALFKQAREAYTK, encoded by the coding sequence ATGGCTAATCTCAACACCCCATTTATGATTGGAAAGGTCGAAATCCCCAATCGAACAGTCCTAGCCCCTATGGCTGGCGTGACCAACTCTGCCTTTCGGACCATTGCAAAAGAAATGGGCGCGGGGCTCGTGGTCATGGAAATGATTTCTGAAAAAGGACTGCTCTATAACAACGAAAAAACCTTGCACATGCTGCATATCGAAGAAAATGAAGCCCCGATGTCTATCCAACTCTTTGGAGGAGACGCTGATGGACTGTCCCGCGCTGCAGAATTTATCCAAAAAAATACCAAGGCAAATATCGTAGACATCAACATGGGCTGTCCTGTCAACAAGGTCATCAAAAATGAAGCAGGTGCCAAATGGCTCAAAGATCCTGATAAAATTTACCACATTATCAAGCAGGTCAGCTCTGTCCTTAATATTCCTCTGACCGTCAAAATGCGAACAGGTTGGGCAGACCCTGGCCTAGCTGTTGAAAATGCCCTCGCCGCAGAAAGCGCTGGAGTAGCAGCTCTTGCCATGCACGGTCGGACTCGGGAACAAATGTATACGGGAACTGTTGACCTTGACACCCTCAGCAAGGTCGCAAAGGCCCTCACTAAGATTCCCTTCATCGCAAACGGCGACATTCGCACCGTCCAAGACGCTCGTCAGCGAATCGAAGAAGTCGGTGCAGATGCAGTCATGGTCGGACGAACTGCTATGGGAAACCCTTATATTTTCGAGCAAATCAATCACTACCTCGAAACAGGTGAAATCTTGCCTGATTTGAGTTTTGACGATAAGCTCAACATCGCCTTTGAACACCTGACTCGCCTCGTCAATCTAAAAGGGGAAAGCATTGCCGTGCGCGAATTCCGCGGCCTTGCCCCTCATTATCTACGTGGAACAGCAGGTGCTGCTAAAATTCGTGGAGCAGTCGCTCGTGCCGAATCTATCGAAGAAGTCGAAGCACTCTTTAAACAAGCACGCGAAGCCTATACAAAATAA
- a CDS encoding PTS sugar transporter subunit IIB, translating to MARKLIVACGSGVATSTTIAEKIKSRFEDDNISYPVEAVDYKSILNELPQASIYVYIAKPEAEVLEEAERLGVDVFPGVPFLTGMGVDGVYEDIVAATKK from the coding sequence ATGGCTAGAAAACTTATTGTCGCATGTGGTAGCGGAGTGGCAACGAGCACTACAATTGCAGAGAAAATTAAATCACGCTTTGAAGATGATAACATTAGCTATCCGGTAGAAGCAGTTGATTACAAATCTATTTTGAACGAGCTGCCTCAAGCAAGTATCTATGTCTACATTGCAAAACCAGAAGCAGAGGTGCTAGAAGAAGCAGAACGTTTGGGTGTGGATGTTTTCCCAGGAGTTCCATTTTTAACAGGTATGGGTGTAGACGGTGTTTATGAAGACATTGTTGCAGCAACTAAAAAATGA